The genomic DNA ACTCGAGATAATGCATCAGCTGCAGAGTTTTCACTGCCTTTCTTGTAGATAATTTCATAGTCATAGCCTATAAGCTTAGACAACCATTTCTGTTGTAGAGGAGTGTTTACTTTTTGTTCCAACAAATACTTCAAACTTTTTTGATCAGTTCTGATCACAAAGTGCTTGCCTATCAAATAGTGGTGCTAATGTTTAACTGCCATTAAGATGGCCAACAATTCATTCTCATAAACTGACATAGCCATTTGATTGACTGAAATACCCTTACTAATGAAGGCAAGTGGATGACTCTCCTGCATCAACACAGCTCCCAATCCTCTTGCGGAAGCATCAGTTTCTACAATGAACACCTTAGAAAAATCAGGTAATGCCAACACAGGCGAAGTAGACAATGCTTGTTTTAATTGATCAAATGCCATTTATGCTTCTGTAAACCATATAAACCCTTCTTTTTTAAGCAAATTAGTGAGTGGTTTAGCAATGCCCCCAAAAGATCGTATAAACCTCCTATAATAGCCTGCTAATCCTAAGAACCCCCTCAACTGTTTTAGTGTAGAAGGAATAGGCCAATTAGTGATAGCAGCAATTTTTGTTGGGTCAGTAGCCACTCCCTCTTTATTAATAATGTGCCCCAAATATTCAATTTGAGCTCCTGTAAATGAACACTTAGATTTCTTGGCCATCAAGGTGTGCTCTCGTAACAGTTTGAAAACCAATTCAAGATCCTTCATATGCTGCTCCATTGAAGAATTGTAGACCAAAATGTCATCAAGAAAAACTAAAACACATTTCCTCAATAATGGCTTAAAAGTATTGTTCATTAATACCCTGGAAGGTTGCAggtgcatttgttaatccaaagggtaGAACAAGGAACTCAAAATGTCCCTGATGAGTTCGAAAAGCTATTTTGTAGATGTCATCTTCCCACATTCTGATTTGATGATAATCAGATCTCAAATCCAGCTTTGAAAAGACAGAACTACCCCAATTCATCAAGTAACTCATCAATTAGTGGAATTGGAAAGCTATTCTTCACAATTGCATCATTAAGCCGTctatagtcaatacacattctccaactcccatctttcttttttacaAGTACAACTGTTGCAGTAAAAGAACTTGTACTTTCCTTAATAACACCATTGTCTAACAGTTCTTGGGTCATTTGCTCTATGACATCCTTTTGTGCAGCTTGATATCTATATGGCATCTGAGTTATAGGTTGGGTACCTTCTTTAAGAACAATCTTGTGATCACAATACCTTGCAGGAGGTAAGCTGGTTGGAATGGCAAATATATCCTTATAACTTCCTAACAATTCTTCAAGTAACTTCCCATGATTGGATTCACCAACTTGTGGAGAATGATTCTCGGAAGACATACTAAACAATTGACCCTGAGTTACTTGATTGGTGGTAGATGATAACTCCTGCATTTTCTCCATAGAACATAATGTAGGACCCTTATTCTTGATTCCCTTCAATTCAAAACTGACCCCATTTAGCTGAAATTTCATTGTCAATTCTTTAAAATTCCAGGTGATTTCATTAAGACTGTGCAACCACTGGATACCCAGCACCGTATCATAATTGGACAAAGGAATGAGGAAAACATCAGCCTTAAACCAATTTCGTTACATTGTCCATTGCAAATTTTCACTCATCTTTCCACACTTCATTTGATCCCCATCAGCTACAATGATATCCATGGGTTTAATATTCTTAGCATCAATACCCAACCGTAGTGCTAACTTTTCATCTAAAAAATTATGTGTAGATCCAGAGTCTATCAAAATGTGTAATGCTTTAGTTCCAAGTGAACCTTTAACCCTCATTGTGGAATAAGAAGGAATTCCCATTATGGCATTCAAAGAAATTTGTGGTTCTTGAACATCTAATGTTATATCATTTATACCCTCATCTTCCAATTCATCTTCCCCCTCTTCTTCAATAACTTCTATAGAAAATAGTTGTTTGTTCTTACATTGATGAGTAGCACTAAACTTCTCATTACATCCAAAACATTCACCCCTAGATCTCTTATCAGCTATTTCTTTTGGACTTAATCTTCTAGTGGTAATGGGTTTAGCTTTAAGAGGTGGACCAGTTAATAGTGGTAAATTGGAAGATGTATTCCCAGTGATTGTTTTATCGGTATAATTGGTGTAACTGTTGTTCCTTTGTTGGTAATTACCAGAATTGTAAGACTTGCTATTCTTAGCAATGTTAGACCTTTGTATGGCATCATTGGCCTCATCTTGTAACCTAGCTAACATATAGGCCTCAGGAATATTTCTTGGCCTTAACAATCTTACTAGATCACCAATCTCAGGCTTGACAGCCCTCAAGAATAGACTGACTGCATATTCATCACACATAGTTACCTTGGTTAGGGCCAGATCAAACTGTTGAAAGAAGTCCTGTAATGATCCTGTTTGTTTTAAGGCAGCCAATGCCCCCATCGCATCTTGTATCAATACCTCTGCAAATCTGATTGCAATAAAATTCTTGTACTCAGGCCACAACATCCCTTCAATTGAACCTCCTCTGGATTTTACAAATGATTGATGCCATAAGAGGGCAACATCTTCCAAATGAATTATGACACATTTAACCTTTAGTCTTTCTGGAGTTTCATCTACAGCAAAATAG from Helianthus annuus cultivar XRQ/B chromosome 7, HanXRQr2.0-SUNRISE, whole genome shotgun sequence includes the following:
- the LOC110866528 gene encoding uncharacterized mitochondrial protein AtMg00860-like yields the protein MNNTFKPLLRKCVLVFLDDILVYNSSMEQHMKDLELVFKLLREHTLMAKKSKCSFTGAQIEYLGHIINKEGVATDPTKIAAITNWPIPSTLKQLRGFLGLAGYYRRFIRSFGGIAKPLTNLLKKEGFIWFTEA